The following are from one region of the Denitrobacterium detoxificans genome:
- a CDS encoding helix-turn-helix transcriptional regulator encodes MRWKAVKPHYWGIGFIWMWVYATYSTSAVYGARLGSGINADSSWLASSIAVVVTLFLMGLAWRKRNGRKASRALLAISGISSAAGTALSVVTVQGSKVLVLSAIAGSLSGVGTGMLLVLWLAFYCRIPIAEAERFICLSGALPLLGTLVFPYLSGVVGVVAAASLPLLSALCLFVAESGATGGSSPERAPQRTGGMGVQLGSFLRMMFVVAVFYFVGGCIEAMRDSSGAMFDVLGFDVVSFIGAGFGIALVVAFSRFSMSITFRELFRWLIPLIVLSLALFPWIELVPMFLHAAILNVADTAMQALSLMCFVWLVRKRVLNVYFAAGLCQGVIQLGVLMGNIAGLLVFPLVLDGSLSVFVLVLSLICLVVASQSLLPEFESILDSGMLPAVVSVAEDGTGGGAAETGRAAAEDPIDVRCRELAGAYGLSARELEVLGYLARGRSQPYIRDKLVLSRNTVATHVKHVYTKLGVHSKQELIDLVDARVG; translated from the coding sequence ATGCGCTGGAAGGCTGTGAAGCCCCACTATTGGGGCATTGGATTTATATGGATGTGGGTGTACGCCACCTACTCCACATCGGCGGTGTACGGCGCCAGGTTAGGTTCGGGGATCAATGCCGATTCATCGTGGCTTGCTTCGTCCATTGCCGTCGTGGTGACCCTGTTCTTGATGGGTCTTGCGTGGCGGAAGCGCAATGGGCGCAAAGCTTCGCGGGCGCTTTTGGCCATCTCGGGCATTTCCTCTGCCGCAGGTACGGCGCTTTCTGTCGTGACGGTGCAAGGCTCCAAGGTGCTTGTCCTATCTGCGATTGCCGGTTCACTTTCCGGCGTCGGCACGGGCATGCTGCTTGTGCTATGGCTCGCGTTCTATTGCCGCATTCCCATTGCGGAAGCCGAACGCTTTATCTGCCTGAGCGGGGCCCTGCCCTTGCTGGGAACGCTTGTGTTCCCCTATCTGTCGGGCGTCGTTGGCGTAGTGGCCGCTGCCTCGCTGCCGTTGTTATCGGCGCTTTGCCTTTTCGTTGCGGAATCTGGGGCGACGGGAGGGTCGTCGCCCGAACGTGCGCCTCAGCGTACTGGTGGCATGGGAGTCCAGCTTGGGTCCTTCCTGCGCATGATGTTCGTGGTTGCCGTTTTCTACTTTGTGGGTGGATGCATCGAGGCGATGCGTGATTCTTCCGGGGCAATGTTTGACGTTCTGGGCTTCGACGTCGTTTCTTTCATCGGGGCCGGTTTTGGCATTGCCCTGGTGGTCGCCTTTTCGCGTTTCTCGATGAGCATTACGTTCCGTGAGCTCTTTCGCTGGCTCATACCTCTTATCGTGCTCTCGCTCGCCCTGTTTCCCTGGATCGAGCTCGTGCCCATGTTTTTGCATGCAGCGATTCTGAATGTGGCCGATACCGCCATGCAGGCGTTGTCGCTCATGTGCTTCGTGTGGCTGGTCCGAAAACGTGTGTTGAACGTGTACTTCGCGGCGGGCCTCTGCCAGGGGGTGATCCAGCTGGGCGTTTTGATGGGCAATATTGCGGGCTTGCTGGTGTTCCCCCTTGTCTTGGATGGTAGCTTGAGCGTGTTTGTGCTGGTGCTATCGCTCATCTGCCTAGTAGTTGCCTCTCAGTCGCTGCTTCCCGAATTCGAATCCATCCTCGACTCCGGTATGCTTCCCGCTGTTGTAAGCGTTGCTGAGGATGGCACAGGGGGTGGCGCTGCGGAAACGGGCCGGGCTGCAGCGGAGGACCCCATTGACGTGCGTTGCCGTGAGCTTGCCGGTGCGTATGGCCTCTCTGCTCGCGAGCTTGAAGTGCTGGGCTATTTGGCGCGTGGCCGATCGCAGCCGTACATTCGCGATAAGCTCGTTTTGTCCAGGAATACGGTTGCCACGCATGTGAAGCACGTGTACACCAAACTTGGGGTTCATTCCAAGCAGGAACTCATTGATTTGGTTGATGCGCGCGTAGGGTAG
- a CDS encoding 4Fe-4S dicluster domain-containing protein, with amino-acid sequence MTRLGMLIDTTKCVGCYSCVTACQRQNGLEPTEQFIRFEEAEEGAYPSVEWETIPLQCMHCEDAPCASVCPTGATHITESGIVAVDQGRCIGCKYCMAACPYQIRQVNEETGTVDKCRFCTASASDGTTMCSCVEACLTGARIFGDLDDPNSELSRAIAETGAQPIAGDLTKAKIYYVR; translated from the coding sequence ATGACCCGTTTAGGAATGCTTATCGATACTACTAAGTGCGTGGGCTGCTATTCATGCGTTACTGCATGTCAGCGTCAGAATGGCCTGGAGCCAACAGAGCAGTTCATTCGCTTCGAGGAAGCCGAGGAGGGTGCCTACCCTTCGGTGGAATGGGAAACGATTCCTCTGCAGTGCATGCATTGCGAAGACGCTCCTTGTGCAAGCGTGTGCCCTACGGGTGCAACGCACATTACCGAAAGCGGTATCGTTGCCGTCGACCAGGGCCGTTGCATTGGCTGCAAGTATTGCATGGCGGCGTGCCCCTATCAGATTCGCCAGGTGAACGAGGAGACGGGCACGGTGGACAAGTGCCGCTTCTGCACCGCTTCCGCTTCCGATGGCACGACGATGTGCAGCTGCGTGGAGGCCTGCCTTACGGGCGCGCGCATCTTCGGCGACCTTGACGACCCGAATAGCGAGCTTTCGCGGGCCATCGCCGAAACGGGCGCCCAGCCCATCGCTGGCGATTTGACCAAGGCCAAGATTTATTACGTGAGGTGA
- a CDS encoding response regulator transcription factor codes for MNNEEGARKAGVFSGVREAVRVYAPLIPTIIGLVCARDCLIVGSYGSYVETDQGLFTDGATLVSLIPAFIVAAWLWLGNVRFTKRQVNIIGHALIGLQALVLVLLSALEHTPGVSVDVLLVMHAANEFLGYMNIGYWLRRVRGCSTSTAVVVAMGALAISEVVLLVFAFLPDPVDNVCSPLLAALQVPLIRAARKRKKAFEIESPTLRSDYFGFMEDNVSSSKFLMVTGLGIAFLSVVIGLLRGYPAGEGIALGPVHRVAYAVIVITLRMSIVVAVLRGRTRVMTVGIWQIMQALGCLAIVAYALLPDDMGVGACLSTSTNALMVVFDGYVIIAFMSYGYRDPWYYMLSGFAVFLAPRALARMAEGGLAVLGVDPVQIMAIMGVAMVISAQFILGQLILVYMDGRNAAHGGEGADTSHEVVTSNHPVIKNLMGLDEGVEPTSREDAMRMAMEEGVHELGQQFLLTEREEEVLVQYALGKTQQRVAEELFISPGTVHAHIKRIYGKTGLHSRQDVLDYLREYAR; via the coding sequence ATGAATAACGAAGAGGGCGCGCGTAAGGCGGGCGTCTTTTCGGGGGTGCGTGAGGCCGTGCGTGTGTATGCGCCCTTGATTCCTACGATTATCGGTCTTGTATGCGCACGCGACTGTCTGATTGTCGGAAGCTACGGAAGCTATGTTGAAACCGACCAGGGTCTCTTCACCGATGGCGCCACGCTCGTGTCGCTTATTCCGGCGTTCATCGTTGCGGCATGGTTGTGGCTGGGTAATGTTCGGTTCACGAAGCGCCAGGTCAACATCATCGGACATGCGCTCATTGGGCTGCAGGCGCTTGTACTTGTGCTATTGAGCGCGCTCGAGCATACCCCCGGGGTGTCGGTAGATGTGCTGCTCGTGATGCATGCTGCCAATGAATTCCTGGGTTACATGAACATTGGCTATTGGCTGCGACGAGTGCGGGGCTGCAGCACGAGTACGGCCGTCGTTGTTGCCATGGGTGCGCTTGCCATCAGCGAAGTGGTGCTGCTCGTATTCGCGTTTCTGCCCGATCCGGTCGACAACGTGTGCTCGCCGCTCTTGGCTGCGCTCCAGGTTCCCCTTATTCGCGCTGCGCGTAAGCGCAAGAAAGCATTCGAGATAGAGAGCCCCACGCTGCGTAGCGATTACTTCGGCTTTATGGAGGACAACGTTTCCAGTAGCAAGTTTCTTATGGTAACGGGCCTGGGCATTGCGTTCTTGTCGGTGGTTATTGGCCTTTTGCGTGGGTACCCTGCAGGCGAGGGCATTGCCTTGGGGCCCGTGCATCGCGTTGCGTATGCCGTAATTGTTATCACCTTACGCATGAGTATCGTAGTTGCCGTGCTGCGTGGACGCACGCGCGTCATGACGGTGGGCATTTGGCAAATCATGCAGGCGCTAGGCTGCTTGGCCATCGTTGCGTACGCGCTGCTGCCGGATGACATGGGCGTGGGCGCATGCTTGAGCACGTCGACGAACGCCCTGATGGTGGTGTTCGACGGGTACGTCATCATTGCGTTTATGAGCTATGGCTATCGCGATCCGTGGTACTACATGCTCAGCGGGTTCGCCGTGTTTTTGGCGCCGCGCGCTCTTGCTCGCATGGCCGAAGGCGGTTTGGCCGTTTTGGGCGTTGATCCCGTTCAGATTATGGCGATCATGGGCGTTGCGATGGTGATTTCCGCCCAGTTTATTTTGGGCCAGCTCATCTTGGTGTACATGGATGGGCGAAACGCTGCGCACGGCGGCGAAGGCGCCGATACCAGCCACGAAGTCGTAACGTCTAACCATCCCGTGATCAAGAACCTCATGGGTCTGGATGAGGGTGTCGAGCCTACGTCGCGCGAAGACGCCATGCGCATGGCCATGGAAGAAGGCGTGCATGAGCTGGGTCAACAGTTCCTGCTCACCGAGCGCGAGGAGGAAGTGCTCGTGCAGTACGCCTTGGGAAAGACCCAGCAGCGCGTGGCCGAGGAGCTCTTCATTAGTCCTGGCACTGTGCATGCGCACATCAAGAGGATCTACGGCAAGACGGGCTTGCATTCACGCCAGGACGTCTTGGATTACCTAAGGGAATACGCCCGCTAG
- a CDS encoding 4Fe-4S binding protein yields the protein MSDVQQKNDAAVRGAEEAAAPAKRITRRDVLTMCGCGVAGLIVGGVVAKWGATEKAIAAGRIEISTTPQKFIVTDRGRCSGCQRCEMMCSLRNDGWVSQQTARVRVWESYNFGSSPDTLDGIYDNCQFTIKSCKQCSDPACVDNCPVHAISADPETGARVVNEDICIGCGMCHEACPWNMPQVSSETGKSTKCISCGRCAEQCPNGAIKFIDWQDIYQECIEAGIINTADIAGALVRP from the coding sequence ATGTCAGACGTACAGCAGAAGAACGATGCTGCCGTACGGGGAGCGGAGGAAGCCGCTGCCCCTGCGAAGAGGATTACCCGCCGCGACGTGTTGACCATGTGCGGCTGCGGCGTCGCCGGACTTATCGTTGGTGGCGTGGTTGCCAAATGGGGCGCTACGGAAAAGGCCATCGCCGCCGGTCGTATCGAAATTTCGACGACGCCGCAGAAATTCATCGTCACCGATCGTGGACGATGCAGTGGCTGTCAGCGCTGCGAGATGATGTGCTCGCTGCGCAATGATGGCTGGGTGAGCCAGCAGACCGCACGCGTGCGCGTGTGGGAGAGCTACAACTTTGGCTCATCGCCCGACACGCTTGACGGCATCTACGACAATTGCCAGTTCACCATCAAGAGCTGCAAGCAATGCAGCGACCCGGCATGCGTGGACAATTGCCCCGTGCATGCGATTTCCGCCGATCCGGAAACGGGTGCGCGCGTGGTGAACGAGGACATATGCATTGGCTGTGGCATGTGCCACGAGGCCTGCCCCTGGAACATGCCGCAGGTTTCCAGCGAAACCGGCAAGTCCACGAAATGCATTTCGTGCGGCCGCTGTGCCGAGCAGTGCCCCAATGGCGCTATCAAGTTCATCGACTGGCAGGACATCTATCAGGAATGCATCGAAGCCGGAATCATCAACACGGCCGACATCGCCGGCGCGCTCGTCCGTCCGTAA
- the nrfD gene encoding NrfD/PsrC family molybdoenzyme membrane anchor subunit, producing the protein MQFEPVWGIPIALYLFLAGLGGGAFITSAFVAWKHPHAVTTRRIGHFIAPVVVAIGLVLLMVDAKGGLLNPWRFALLIHNVGSVMTWGVYFLAVFEVIALVVAFLEIRKIDIPRWLDLVGVVFAVCVGAYTGCLLGVVKTYPLWNNAILPVLFLVSAVSTGAAAVVLGSLIKAPQEAESLPALKRAHYWLPIVELVLVVAMLFIVNSSGDTAHATVSNLVAGSFAPAFWIAFVLAGLVLPAIIETFELFVNTGAPSRTLGMGSEAGVLIGGFALRALIVLAALPATIVVSFA; encoded by the coding sequence ATGCAATTTGAACCTGTATGGGGCATTCCCATCGCGCTCTACCTGTTTCTGGCCGGCCTGGGTGGCGGTGCGTTCATCACCTCGGCATTCGTGGCGTGGAAGCATCCGCATGCCGTAACCACGCGTCGCATCGGGCATTTCATCGCCCCCGTGGTGGTGGCCATTGGCCTGGTGCTGCTCATGGTCGACGCGAAGGGCGGCCTGCTGAATCCGTGGCGCTTCGCGCTGCTTATCCACAATGTGGGGTCGGTAATGACCTGGGGCGTCTACTTCCTTGCCGTTTTCGAGGTCATCGCTCTGGTCGTTGCGTTTCTCGAGATTCGCAAGATCGACATTCCGCGCTGGCTCGACCTGGTGGGCGTCGTGTTCGCCGTTTGCGTGGGCGCCTACACGGGCTGTTTGCTGGGTGTGGTGAAGACGTATCCGCTATGGAACAATGCGATCCTTCCCGTGCTGTTCCTGGTATCGGCGGTTTCCACGGGCGCTGCCGCAGTGGTGCTGGGCTCGCTGATCAAGGCTCCCCAGGAAGCCGAATCGCTGCCCGCGCTGAAGCGCGCCCATTATTGGCTGCCTATCGTGGAGCTGGTGCTGGTGGTGGCAATGCTGTTCATCGTGAATTCTTCCGGCGATACGGCTCATGCCACGGTATCGAACCTGGTAGCTGGCTCGTTCGCGCCTGCGTTCTGGATTGCGTTCGTGCTTGCGGGCCTGGTGTTGCCGGCGATCATCGAAACCTTCGAGCTGTTCGTGAACACGGGTGCCCCCTCTCGCACCCTGGGCATGGGCAGCGAGGCTGGCGTGCTCATCGGTGGCTTTGCGTTGCGTGCGCTCATCGTGCTCGCTGCGCTTCCCGCCACCATCGTGGTCTCCTTTGCCTAA
- a CDS encoding iron-sulfur cluster assembly scaffold protein, which produces MPSDEVRNIYKEIEDRRVIRTADVYQTHMENGVRGYSDKLLSVVADFTNSGIPEGCNARGMAGKSKRGEVACQIFGTINPETRIIERAGFRSRGCIAITASASMLCRMIEGKSIEDALAICDNDIVRALDGVPSDKRDTPIFAMEACHAMIGDWLIAQGELDALDTLTPCDMGGITCLLCEHCSLRDLRYDLLAEQAGAASVRS; this is translated from the coding sequence ATGCCTTCCGACGAGGTACGTAACATATACAAGGAGATCGAAGATCGCCGTGTCATCCGCACGGCAGACGTCTACCAGACGCACATGGAGAACGGCGTGCGAGGCTATTCCGACAAGCTGCTTTCCGTAGTGGCGGACTTCACGAACAGCGGCATACCCGAAGGCTGCAACGCGCGCGGCATGGCTGGCAAGAGCAAGCGCGGAGAAGTCGCCTGCCAGATATTTGGCACCATCAACCCCGAAACGCGCATCATCGAGCGCGCCGGCTTCCGCAGCCGCGGCTGCATCGCCATCACGGCCTCTGCTAGCATGCTCTGCCGGATGATCGAGGGCAAATCGATCGAAGACGCGCTTGCCATCTGCGACAACGACATCGTGCGAGCGCTTGACGGCGTGCCCTCGGACAAACGCGACACTCCCATATTCGCCATGGAGGCATGCCACGCCATGATTGGCGACTGGCTTATCGCCCAAGGGGAACTCGATGCGCTCGACACGCTTACGCCCTGCGACATGGGTGGCATTACCTGCCTGCTCTGCGAACATTGCAGTCTGCGCGACCTGCGCTACGACCTTCTTGCCGAGCAAGCCGGCGCAGCCAGCGTACGCAGCTAG
- a CDS encoding molybdopterin-containing oxidoreductase family protein — translation MQDTTITRRGFLATAAGAAVATAAVGASRSAWDQAFGVNYHSDEDVREVHSTCYGCGANCGFTAYVNKGKLGKVIGDAENPSAAGKLCAIGYAYPRVAEGEDRLVEPLKRNAQGGFDPITWDQAFGEIAARIGGMEPQELAFIGDGRPTSSFYGKRLMWALGSANVYTDDAAHSLSRKAGTYAAIGAEGYTPDVEHSQMTLLVCDGALDGMRPAHIAALETARQNGARIVMAGPVQSGDTRFASEWLGIKPGSQLALVLALSAELLRDGYDKAFVDAQGAGFDEYRAAVSSYGAKWAEGVTGLPEDSIERLAAELRNAAPACSVSLGFREGNGALYGNSGELARATALLNALLGCYNQKGGALVDVCVRPGELDGIEAVAAPNAQRVGDVDYPLAAQVGGSSAVALKAAHEGALHGVIFCETDYAADASSPSYVRSAIEGCDLSVYVGTELCETAQACQYVLPDVSYLERADLPSFVDGPVPSVVTHGAAIDVLHAGTKPLDEIFGGLAKACGVGDAFDFSLEDVARAQLESVGVSYDGAASVGTVSLAEDAVTYGELPVWGTPSGKIEFASDTCKAADLSASPMWVEPTHVLADGQLALASGALPVNAGGLAADDDAIAMLISKYDLSRVWLNEADAKRLGIADGDTVTLANQSDLTARVRVTNRVVPGAVFVPEGFGRTSSGEAHAKGVGVNVADLVPFAVEAAYGSGMVRDAVLTVQKAGA, via the coding sequence ATGCAAGATACAACGATAACCCGCAGGGGTTTTCTGGCGACGGCGGCGGGCGCCGCAGTTGCCACCGCTGCGGTTGGCGCCTCGCGTTCCGCATGGGACCAGGCGTTTGGCGTGAATTACCATTCGGATGAAGACGTTCGCGAAGTGCACTCGACGTGCTATGGCTGCGGCGCGAATTGTGGGTTCACCGCATATGTAAACAAGGGCAAGCTGGGTAAGGTCATCGGCGATGCCGAGAATCCCTCTGCCGCTGGCAAGTTGTGCGCTATCGGCTATGCGTACCCGCGCGTGGCGGAGGGCGAAGACCGACTGGTGGAGCCGCTGAAGCGGAATGCCCAGGGTGGGTTCGACCCCATTACCTGGGACCAGGCGTTCGGCGAGATCGCCGCGCGCATTGGCGGCATGGAGCCGCAGGAGCTGGCCTTCATTGGCGACGGCAGGCCCACGAGCTCGTTTTATGGCAAGCGCCTTATGTGGGCTTTGGGAAGCGCGAATGTCTATACCGACGATGCCGCCCATTCCCTTTCGCGCAAGGCGGGCACCTATGCCGCCATTGGGGCGGAAGGCTATACGCCTGATGTGGAACATTCCCAGATGACGCTGCTCGTGTGCGATGGCGCTTTGGATGGTATGCGGCCGGCGCATATTGCCGCCCTGGAAACCGCACGTCAGAACGGCGCGCGCATCGTCATGGCGGGTCCCGTACAGTCGGGAGATACGCGTTTTGCCAGTGAATGGCTTGGCATCAAGCCCGGTTCGCAGCTTGCGCTCGTGCTCGCGCTTTCGGCCGAGCTGCTGCGAGATGGGTACGACAAGGCGTTCGTCGATGCCCAGGGCGCTGGGTTCGACGAGTATCGCGCTGCCGTTTCCTCGTATGGCGCGAAGTGGGCGGAAGGCGTTACGGGCCTGCCCGAGGATAGCATCGAGCGCTTGGCTGCGGAGCTGCGCAATGCCGCGCCGGCGTGCTCGGTGTCGCTTGGCTTTCGCGAGGGAAACGGCGCGTTGTACGGCAACTCGGGCGAGCTTGCTCGTGCGACGGCGCTGCTGAACGCACTGCTTGGCTGCTACAACCAGAAGGGCGGCGCGCTTGTTGACGTATGCGTTCGCCCTGGTGAACTGGATGGCATTGAAGCCGTCGCAGCGCCAAACGCGCAGCGTGTGGGCGATGTCGACTACCCGTTGGCTGCGCAGGTGGGCGGTTCGTCCGCCGTTGCCCTGAAGGCTGCGCACGAGGGTGCGCTGCATGGCGTCATCTTCTGCGAAACCGATTATGCTGCCGACGCTTCGAGCCCTTCGTATGTTCGTTCCGCCATCGAAGGGTGCGACCTTTCGGTGTACGTGGGTACCGAGCTCTGCGAAACGGCACAGGCGTGCCAGTACGTGCTGCCCGATGTGAGCTATCTAGAGCGCGCGGATTTGCCATCGTTCGTGGATGGTCCCGTCCCCAGCGTGGTCACGCATGGCGCAGCGATTGATGTGCTGCATGCCGGAACGAAGCCCCTGGACGAGATTTTTGGCGGGCTGGCCAAAGCGTGTGGCGTGGGCGATGCGTTCGATTTCAGCTTGGAAGACGTTGCGCGCGCCCAGCTGGAAAGCGTGGGCGTAAGCTACGACGGCGCCGCAAGCGTGGGCACCGTTTCGCTCGCAGAAGATGCCGTGACGTATGGCGAACTGCCCGTGTGGGGCACTCCCAGCGGCAAGATCGAATTCGCAAGCGATACGTGCAAGGCGGCGGACCTGTCGGCATCGCCCATGTGGGTCGAGCCGACGCACGTCCTGGCCGACGGCCAGCTTGCGCTGGCTTCGGGCGCTTTGCCCGTGAATGCCGGTGGGCTTGCTGCAGACGACGATGCCATTGCCATGCTTATTTCCAAGTACGATCTGTCGCGCGTGTGGCTGAACGAGGCCGATGCGAAGCGCTTGGGTATTGCCGATGGCGATACTGTGACCTTGGCGAACCAATCTGATCTTACAGCGCGCGTGCGCGTGACGAACCGCGTTGTTCCTGGTGCAGTGTTCGTTCCCGAAGGGTTCGGCCGTACGAGCTCCGGTGAGGCCCATGCAAAGGGCGTGGGCGTGAACGTCGCCGATTTGGTTCCCTTTGCCGTGGAAGCCGCGTATGGCTCCGGCATGGTGCGTGACGCCGTGCTTACCGTTCAGAAAGCAGGTGCGTAA
- a CDS encoding flavin reductase family protein, with product MARTLDFPGYASDVIRAFFNGGVLLTTKADDVVNSMTIGWGSIGMEWNKPIFTAYIREGRHTVSLLEKNPEFTISVPKGPAAKEILNICGSRSGRDVNKIEESGMQLVEPRVISVPAVAQLPLTLECRVLYTQAQEIDRMLPDEQKWYPQDKPSTFVGANKDTHIAYYAEIVDAYLL from the coding sequence ATGGCTCGTACGCTTGATTTTCCCGGCTATGCCAGCGATGTGATTCGCGCGTTCTTCAACGGCGGCGTATTGCTAACCACCAAGGCCGATGACGTGGTGAATAGCATGACCATCGGCTGGGGTTCCATTGGCATGGAATGGAACAAGCCCATTTTCACGGCGTACATTCGCGAGGGTCGTCATACGGTAAGCCTGCTCGAAAAGAATCCCGAGTTCACCATTAGCGTTCCGAAGGGCCCCGCCGCCAAGGAAATCCTGAACATCTGCGGTTCGCGTTCGGGTCGTGACGTGAACAAGATCGAGGAATCTGGCATGCAGCTGGTCGAGCCGCGCGTTATCAGCGTGCCTGCCGTGGCGCAGCTGCCGCTTACGCTGGAATGCCGCGTGCTCTACACGCAGGCGCAGGAAATCGACCGCATGCTTCCCGACGAGCAGAAGTGGTATCCGCAGGACAAGCCCAGCACGTTTGTGGGTGCGAACAAGGACACGCATATCGCCTACTACGCTGAGATCGTCGACGCGTATTTGCTGTAG
- a CDS encoding aldehyde ferredoxin oxidoreductase, giving the protein MADEKSFGWTGKMLRVNLTTGRITTEPTEPYKAYIGGMGLANKIMYDEVPAGTEPFDPENKIIFAVGPLTATGVPLAGRTTICSLSTYTTDHLVVDAHCGGMLGAKMKMAGYDAIIVEGASDKPVYLAIHNDDVKIKSAAAVWGQGTRATTEMLSRLEGTRTCVAAIGQAGENLLPYSCIINSRNHSAGAGTGAVMGSKKLKALVIEGDKPIYVADPKAVAELSDYMLREIIGSNNNHVVPSTQQEWAEFYDADSRWTAAKGLNWELAEGGPIETGEPKPGELNTVGYRCMKSTKDLGPAASAYTIKMNGCHSCPIHCYSDLRVEGSGEAGAFETSGNTCAANFPWRYAETILKTGISQKEMPDEYVTFNAAIGTTMDDLGLWCNYASLHRDIAHCIKEGIFKRVLPAEEYNMFDWSKLTPENADPSVCVQILRHIAQNDNEMAYVAHGDIVWCERWDDMEWFDNKASTMINYRGWPVHHAAECFGQVGMLYNMVFNRDDMIHSAVNFQGSGLPLDLKKAIAAEVWGGEDAIDPPKNYTPMNEHKANFAWWSVVTDVLHDSLTLCNWVWPMTCSPTKARDYRGDLDLEAKFFKAVTGQDVTTEELYEIGEKITTLQRCNTMRGMHTDDFRNVHDVATKWTFTQDPDIPAFSEGTVKLDWEDWQKALSMFYARFSWDEQKGCPTAAYLDAHGMSDIKADLQAEGLM; this is encoded by the coding sequence ATGGCAGACGAGAAGTCATTCGGCTGGACCGGAAAGATGCTCCGCGTGAATCTGACCACCGGACGCATCACCACCGAACCCACCGAACCCTACAAGGCCTACATCGGCGGCATGGGCCTCGCGAACAAAATCATGTACGACGAAGTGCCCGCCGGCACCGAACCATTCGACCCCGAGAATAAGATCATTTTCGCCGTGGGGCCGCTCACGGCAACCGGCGTACCCCTGGCAGGGCGCACCACCATCTGCAGCCTTTCCACGTACACCACCGACCACCTGGTCGTCGACGCACACTGCGGTGGCATGCTGGGCGCGAAGATGAAGATGGCCGGCTATGACGCCATCATCGTGGAAGGCGCCAGCGACAAGCCCGTATACCTGGCCATCCACAACGACGACGTAAAGATCAAGAGCGCGGCGGCCGTTTGGGGCCAGGGCACCCGCGCCACCACGGAAATGCTCAGCCGTCTAGAAGGCACGCGCACGTGCGTAGCCGCCATTGGCCAGGCAGGCGAAAACCTGCTCCCCTATTCCTGCATCATCAACTCCCGTAATCATTCCGCAGGCGCAGGCACGGGCGCAGTCATGGGCTCCAAGAAGCTGAAGGCCCTGGTCATCGAGGGCGACAAGCCCATCTACGTAGCCGACCCCAAGGCAGTGGCCGAGCTTTCCGACTACATGCTGCGCGAGATCATCGGTTCGAACAACAACCACGTCGTGCCCAGCACGCAGCAGGAATGGGCCGAATTCTACGACGCCGATTCCCGTTGGACGGCCGCAAAGGGCCTGAACTGGGAGCTCGCCGAAGGCGGCCCCATCGAAACCGGCGAACCGAAACCTGGCGAGCTAAACACGGTAGGCTACCGCTGCATGAAGTCCACCAAGGACCTGGGCCCCGCGGCATCCGCGTACACCATCAAGATGAACGGCTGCCACAGCTGCCCGATTCACTGCTATAGCGACCTTCGCGTAGAGGGGTCGGGCGAAGCGGGCGCATTCGAGACCTCGGGCAACACGTGCGCCGCAAACTTCCCGTGGCGCTACGCGGAAACCATCCTGAAGACGGGCATCAGCCAAAAGGAAATGCCCGACGAATACGTCACCTTCAACGCAGCCATCGGCACCACCATGGACGACCTGGGCCTCTGGTGCAATTACGCAAGCCTGCACCGCGACATTGCGCACTGCATCAAGGAAGGCATCTTCAAGCGCGTGCTGCCCGCGGAAGAATACAACATGTTCGACTGGAGCAAGCTCACCCCGGAAAACGCCGACCCGAGCGTCTGCGTGCAGATTCTGCGCCACATCGCCCAGAACGACAACGAAATGGCCTACGTCGCCCACGGCGACATCGTCTGGTGCGAGCGCTGGGACGACATGGAATGGTTCGACAACAAGGCGTCGACCATGATCAACTACCGTGGCTGGCCCGTGCATCATGCCGCCGAATGCTTCGGCCAGGTGGGCATGCTGTACAACATGGTGTTCAACCGCGACGACATGATTCATTCCGCCGTGAACTTCCAGGGCAGCGGCCTGCCGCTCGACCTGAAGAAGGCCATCGCAGCCGAGGTATGGGGCGGCGAAGATGCCATCGACCCGCCGAAGAATTACACGCCCATGAACGAGCATAAGGCGAATTTCGCCTGGTGGAGCGTGGTTACCGACGTACTGCACGACAGCCTGACGCTGTGCAACTGGGTATGGCCCATGACGTGCAGCCCCACGAAGGCGCGCGACTACCGCGGCGATTTGGACCTGGAGGCAAAGTTCTTCAAGGCGGTCACCGGCCAGGACGTCACCACCGAGGAACTGTACGAAATCGGCGAGAAGATCACCACGCTGCAGCGCTGCAACACCATGCGTGGCATGCACACCGACGACTTCCGCAACGTGCATGACGTTGCAACCAAGTGGACCTTCACGCAAGACCCCGACATCCCCGCATTCAGCGAAGGTACCGTAAAGCTGGACTGGGAAGACTGGCAGAAGGCGCTGAGCATGTTCTACGCGCGCTTCTCGTGGGACGAGCAGAAGGGCTGCCCCACCGCCGCCTACCTGGATGCGCATGGCATGAGCGACATCAAGGCAGACCTGCAGGCCGAAGGCCTCATGTAG